The Natronolimnobius baerhuensis DNA segment TGATAACGCCGACGCGGCCCGACTGCGCGAGAACGTCGACAACGCGGTCGACAACCTGCTCGAGTGTGTCCTCGCGTGCCCCACGGCTACAGATTCCGAGTACGTGCATAGTCTGAATATGGGTGTGTTGGGGTTTGTAGCTGTCGGCGAGGAGCCGTTTTGCAGTTTTGGTGGCGAAGACACGAAGCGATGTACAGCTATATCTCGAGTCGGGAAAAACGGCCCCATTATGCACTCTTCGCGCTATCCGTCTGTCTCACTCCACAACGTCGCCGCACTCGAGACTGCCCCATGGGCTGACGACGGACAGCAACTCCTTAGGCTGCCGAGTAACGTCCGCGAGCAACTGAACGTCTCTGCGCGCACTCGAGCGCGCCATCCAGCTGGCTGTGAACTTCGATTCGTCCCGTCTCGAGACGAGTGTTCGATTACGGTCACGCTATCAGCGGCGACCGGAACACGAGTGCTGCCGTACTGGGGGCCGTTCCAGTCAACCGAGTCGATTCCGGTCGGCCCGGAGCCGACGACCGCCACGTTCGCGGTTCCCGACCGGGTTCGCCGCCTCGAGACCGAGTCGATCTCGAGTGCGTTCGATCCGCGGGTGTGTCGGCTGCGGTTCGATCCCGAATCGCCGATAGCGATCCACGCGGTGACTGGCGACTGTCGCCCGCCGCGTGCGGGCGAGTTGCCCGCCCGGCGCTATCTCGCCTACGGAACCTCGATTACGGCGGGTTACGGCTCACAGCCACACTGCTCCTACGTCGCACAGGCCGCACGCCACCTCGCACTCGACCCGATCAATCTCGGGCTGGCGGGGGCCGCGTTTTGCGAGCCCGCGATAGCCGACTACCTCGCCGCGCGCGAGGACTGGGACGTTGCCACGCTCTCGCTGTCGGTAAACATGGCCAATCGCGGCTTCACACAAGAACAGTTCCGCGAGCGCGCCGACAATCTGGTCGAAACCGTCGCCAACGCTCACCCAGAAACGCCAATCGC contains these protein-coding regions:
- a CDS encoding GDSL-type esterase/lipase family protein, encoding MHSSRYPSVSLHNVAALETAPWADDGQQLLRLPSNVREQLNVSARTRARHPAGCELRFVPSRDECSITVTLSAATGTRVLPYWGPFQSTESIPVGPEPTTATFAVPDRVRRLETESISSAFDPRVCRLRFDPESPIAIHAVTGDCRPPRAGELPARRYLAYGTSITAGYGSQPHCSYVAQAARHLALDPINLGLAGAAFCEPAIADYLAAREDWDVATLSLSVNMANRGFTQEQFRERADNLVETVANAHPETPIACITLFPYHADHVRGDDRDRAAAFRQHLRDIVAETDHDELVLLEGPDLLEPTGLTTDLLHPGDEGLIDIGRALAGELDGILE